The genome window TAAATAAAACAACTTTATCCGTTATAAAGTTATACATTGCGAAGAGCTGAAAATAAGCTTCATAAATTAACTAACTATAATCAACAATACTATCATGGGAAAAGGCGATAAAAAAACACGAAAAGGAAAAATTGCAATGGGGTCATACGGTAAAACCAGGCCACATAACTTCAAGAAAACTACAACCGCCCCGGTTGCCGTAGCCGAAGAAAAGAAATAACATCAAGCCATCCTGCACAAAACAGGGTGGCTTTTTCTTTTAAAAGCAGATTTTTTACAACCGCAAATGGATGTTTTTTTCCAAAATCTGTTATCTTCACCACCTCGTTACTAAACCAATAACTTTTGCTGTATGTATAAAAAGATTTTTATATCGCTTTGTGTTTTTATGGCCTTTTTTGCCGCGTTTGCGGATGCGCAGGATACCGATCCTAACATGGGTATTATACCCGCGCCGGTGTCCCTTAAAAAATCGCCCGGTGAATTTGTGCTGAGCCAGGAAACTACTCTGCTTGCTGATAGTATAGATAACAAGGCCGTTGTTTTTTTACATGATTACCTCAAAAACAATGCAAACCTTAAAGTAAAACTTCAAGCTAATACTGGTTCAGTTACCGCAAATAGCATTGTACTTACCTCAAAAGGTGCAGATAACCTGCCTGCAGGCGGTTATACATTTACCATAACGCCGCAGCAAATAACCATAACAGGTAAAGGGGCCGGTCTTTTTTATGGCGTGCAATCATTAATTCAGCTGGTGCCTGCTGATAAGGGTGCCGTAGCCAAACTGCCATGCGTGCAGATCAATGATTATCCCCGCTTTGGTTACCGTGGTTTGATGCTGGACGTAAGCCGCCACTTTTTTTCGGTTGAGTTTGTTAAAAAATATATCGACCTGATGGCAGCCTACAAGCTGAACAACTTTCACTGGCATTTAACTGACGACCAGGGCTGGCGCATAGAAATTAAAAAATATCCGAAACTTACGCAGATCAGCAGCAGGCGGGCGCAAACAGTGATCGGTAATTATCACGACCGCACCCCGCAGCAGTTTGACAATACACCGTATGGCGGGTATTACACCCAGGACCAGATCCGCGATGTGGTAAAATACGCATCAGACCGTTATATCAACATCGTTCCCGAAATTGAAATGCCCGGCCACTCGGAAGCTGTTTTAGCCGCGTATCCTGAGTTAAGCTGCGATCCGTCATTAACAACCTATAAAGTAGCTGAAACCTGGGGTGTATTCCATAATATCTATAGCCCCTCTGACAAAACTTTTAGCTTTTTGCAGGATGTTTTAACCGAAGTAATGGACCTTTTCCCCAGCAAGTTTATTCACGTAGGCGGGGATGAAGTGCCCAAGGATGCCTGGAAGAAATCGGAATTTTGCCAGAAGCTGATCAAAAAACTTGGCTTAAAAGATGATAAATCATCATCAAAAGAAGACAAACTGCAAAGCTATTTTATCCAGCGGATGGAGAAGTTTGTGAACTCAAAAGGGCGCAGTATTATTGGCTGGGACGAGATCCTGGAAGGTGGCCTTTCACCAAATGCTACAGTAATGAGCTGGCGTGGCGAAGCGGGCGGGATAGCCGCTGCAAAGCAAAATCATAATGTAATAATGACACCCGGCAGCGCCGGCCTGTACATTGACCATGCGCAGGGAAAAGAGAACGAACCGTTAAGCATAGGCGGGAATGAACCACTAACAAAAATATACAGTTACAACCCAACCCCGGCTGAGTTAAGCCCCGATCAGCAAAAATACATTTTAGGGGTGCAGGCCAACTTATGGACAGAGTACATCCCAACCGAAAATAAGGTTGAATATATGATATTACCAAGGATTCTGGCACTATCAGAAGTGGCGTGGACACCTGTTGCCGGTAAAAACTATACAGATTTCGCCGATGTGCGCCTGCCCGGGCATTTGGCCTGGTTTGACAAAAATAACTTTGATTACCGTGTGCCCGCTGCTATAGGGGGTAAGGACACCATAATGTTTGGTACCCAGCTAAATGTTAATTTGAAAAGTTCTGTACAGGGCGCTAAGGTTTACTACACCATTGATGGCTATAACCCGCGCGAAACAGACATAGAGTACACCATACCGATGAGCTATAATGTTCCGGCTGATCAGTACCGCGAATTAAAAACCATTGTTATTACCCCATCGGGCAAACGCAGCCAAATAACCCGCGCCATAATGTATAACAAAGCGCCGCTGCCGGCAATTAACGGAAACAA of Mucilaginibacter xinganensis contains these proteins:
- a CDS encoding 30S ribosomal protein THX, which produces MGKGDKKTRKGKIAMGSYGKTRPHNFKKTTTAPVAVAEEKK
- a CDS encoding family 20 glycosylhydrolase encodes the protein MYKKIFISLCVFMAFFAAFADAQDTDPNMGIIPAPVSLKKSPGEFVLSQETTLLADSIDNKAVVFLHDYLKNNANLKVKLQANTGSVTANSIVLTSKGADNLPAGGYTFTITPQQITITGKGAGLFYGVQSLIQLVPADKGAVAKLPCVQINDYPRFGYRGLMLDVSRHFFSVEFVKKYIDLMAAYKLNNFHWHLTDDQGWRIEIKKYPKLTQISSRRAQTVIGNYHDRTPQQFDNTPYGGYYTQDQIRDVVKYASDRYINIVPEIEMPGHSEAVLAAYPELSCDPSLTTYKVAETWGVFHNIYSPSDKTFSFLQDVLTEVMDLFPSKFIHVGGDEVPKDAWKKSEFCQKLIKKLGLKDDKSSSKEDKLQSYFIQRMEKFVNSKGRSIIGWDEILEGGLSPNATVMSWRGEAGGIAAAKQNHNVIMTPGSAGLYIDHAQGKENEPLSIGGNEPLTKIYSYNPTPAELSPDQQKYILGVQANLWTEYIPTENKVEYMILPRILALSEVAWTPVAGKNYTDFADVRLPGHLAWFDKNNFDYRVPAAIGGKDTIMFGTQLNVNLKSSVQGAKVYYTIDGYNPRETDIEYTIPMSYNVPADQYRELKTIVITPSGKRSQITRAIMYNKAPLPAINGNNTNKGLKYKLYTGEFNSVNDLNTAAVIDSGVTVTFSTAAFKKNIKGYGVIYTGIFRIDSDGVYGFSTASSNGSVLLVDDQPVVGNDGKHGVYDQGGAVPLLKGYHKITIKYFDATGNGNLKVFMTTPGKLKAEVTPDTMFN